In Populus trichocarpa isolate Nisqually-1 chromosome 7, P.trichocarpa_v4.1, whole genome shotgun sequence, the following proteins share a genomic window:
- the LOC7485034 gene encoding beta carbonic anhydrase 5, chloroplastic codes for MAVPLSSFSLSKHPVSNSSSIPASNPSLDPSKASVLRTQNVLGSKANSGGIEQTQLRLCGANLKTNSDLKLQASREPAGVTKELKSDKSERMAGVEHVDLFNEMKQRFLSFKKHKYMKDLEHYEKLAKGQAPKFMVIACADSRVCPSSILGFQPGEAFVVRNVANMVPPYENGPSETNAALEFAVNSLKVENILVIGHSCCGGIRALMSMHDDVEPSSLIGSWVSVGMNARVKTKAAAHLLNFDQQCKHCEKESVNCSLVNLLSYPWVEEKVRNGELNIHGGYYDFVDCSFEKWTLYKENNMKDRSGKVAVKDRAFWF; via the exons ATGGCTGTCCCATTatcatctttctctctttcaaagCACCCTGTGTCCAATTCCTCTTCAATCCCTGCATCTAACCCTTCATTGGATCCCTCTAAAGCTTCAGTCCTGAGAACCCAAAAT GTCCTTGGTTCCAAGGCTAATTCAGGAGGAATTGAGCAAACCCAGTTGAGATTGTGTGGGGCTAATTTGAA GACAAATTCAGATTTGAAATTACAGGCTTCCAGGGAGCCTGCTGGAGTGACTAAGGAACTTAAAAGTGACAAGTCGGAGCGCATGGCGGGAGTTGAACATGTTGATTTATTCAATGAGATGAAACAACGGTTTTTGAGCTTTAAGAAGCATAAATACAT GAAAGACTTGGAACACTATGAAAAGCTTGCCAAGGGACAAGCACCAAAG TTTATGGTGATTGCTTGTGCAGACTCAAGGGTTTGCCCTTCATCCATCCTAGGGTTCCAGCCTGGTGAAGCATTTGTTGTTCGAAATGTTGCAAACATGGTGCCACCATATGAG AATGGACCGTCTGAAACAAATGCGGCCTTAGAGTTTGCTGTAAATTCTCTTAAA GTTGAAAACATTTTAGTAATCGGTCACAGTTGTTGTGGAGGCATCCGTGCCCTAATGAGCATGCATGATGATGTAGAACCAAG TAGCCTCATTGGAAGTTGGGTTTCTGTGGGGATGAATGCAAGAGTAAAAACAAAAGCTGCCGCTCATCTTCTGAACTTTGATCAACAGTGCAAACATTGTGAGAAG GAATCAGTCAATTGTTCATTGGTAAACCTCCTCAGTTACCCTTGGGTAGAAGAAAAAGTGAGGAATGGAGAACTCAATATTCATGGCGGCTATTACGACTTCGTTGACTGTTCATTTGAGAAATGGACACTGTACAAGGAAAACAATATGAAGGACAGAAGTGGGAAAGTTGCAGTAAAAGACCGAGCATTTTGGTTCTGA
- the LOC7486072 gene encoding uncharacterized protein LOC7486072, with translation MDGSSSGGGNGYRVEAERWLSISEKLLAARDLHGAKSFAIRSRESDPRLYQFADQIIAVADTLLAGELCVENNHYYDYYTILQLGRFTQDLELIANQYRKLALLLNPTSNRLLFADQALELVSEAWLVLSNPAKKAMYDHELQPSQLGLLVTQQLPPPPFQQQAPYAPEPIRPVPLFTTPRMPESSIRFPTQPKPLDSPRPQTQQRNHPEPTWRQPQQKPTEPTHQPTPLKAATEPTKQSTPQRKPTEPTQQPTPLKAATEPTKQPTLLKAATEPPKQSTPSKTPKEPTWPEVVIGLTRSAPKRSVTGSTRRVTKPKAPTTAAAVIETTHVTQSARKTSASEPEAPSFWTACPYCYILYEYPKAYEECILRCQSCRRAFHAVMVPAPPVTGKDACFCCWGFFPLGFSGNNEKGANGFGSNWSPFSAMFATPFQAGDAVDSGGKMYNKSKQKVIYKDDVYIDISDPSEEESDSGDEWGRNMRKKAKNAKGKGTLDKKVKKLPNEGLKEAGAATGNIQNLDSDGRGSVPEEVVGKGEGSSGKKKTAKDLGKLDLNVMFSNEVDEAAPGPSQRNGPGNEEEDNIEGIGFFEGLDEFLSTLPLLSVVGDDMVKAT, from the coding sequence atggacGGGAGCAGCAGCGGAGGAGGAAACGGTTACAGAGTAGAAGCAGAACGGTGGTTATCTATATCAGAGAAACTCTTAGCCGCACGTGACTTGCACGGGGCTAAGAGCTTTGCCATCCGATCCCGAGAATCCGACCCGAGACTCTATCAATTCGCCGACCAAATCATCGCCGTTGCCGACACTCTTCTTGCCGGAGAGTTATGCGTCGAGAACAACCACTACTATGATTACTATACGATTCTCCAACTTGGTCGGTTTACTCAGGATCTCGAACTCATTGCGAATCAGTATCGGAAACTCGCCTTATTGCTCAATCCGACGAGTAATAGGCTGCTCTTTGCTGATCAGGCGTTGGAGCTTGTGTCGGAGGCTTGGCTCGTTCTTTCCAATCCTGCTAAGAAGGCAATGTATGATCATGAGTTGCAACCGAGCCAGCTCGGTCTCCTTGTGACTCAGCAACTGCCACCTCCACCATTTCAACAGCAAGCGCCGTATGCTCCAGAGCCGATTCGGCCCGTCCCGCTGTTCACAACGCCGAGGATGCCCGAGTCTTCTATTCGGTTCCCCACTCAGCCCAAACCCTTGGATTCACCTCGGCCGCAAACTCAGCAAAGAAACCACCCGGAGCCAACTTGGCGACAACCTCAGCAGAAGCCAACTGAGCCAACTCATCAGCCTACCCCGCTGAAGGCCGCTACTGAGCCAACTAAGCAATCAACTCCTCAGCGGAAGCCAACTGAGCCAACTCAGCAACCTACCCCGCTGAAGGCCGCTACTGAGCCAACTAAGCAGCCTACCCTGCTGAAGGCCGCTACCGAGCCACCTAAGCAGTCAACTCCGTCTAAGACTCCCAAGGAGCCAACTTGGCCAGAAGTTGTGATTGGGCTAACTCGATCAGCTCCAAAGCGGAGCGTCACTGGTTCGACCCGGCGAGTGACTAAGCCCAAAGCTCCCACTACCGCTGCTGCTGTCATTGAGACAACGCATGTAACTCAGTCAGCTAGGAAGACGAGTGCGAGTGAGCCAGAGGCACCGAGTTTCTGGACTGCGTGTCCTTATTGTTATATACTGTATGAGTATCCAAAAGCTTACGAGGAGTGTATTCTGAGGTGCCAAAGTTGTAGGAGGGCATTTCATGCTGTCATGGTACCAGCACCGCCGGTGACTGGTAAAGATGCATGTTTTTGCTGCTGGGGATTTTTTCCATTGGGATTTTCTGGTAATAATGAGAAAGGAGCTAATGGGTTTGGTAGTAATTGGTCGCCATTTTCGGCAATGTTTGCCACTCCATTCCAAGCTGGTGATGCTGTTGATAGTGGTGGTAAAATGTATAATAAATCGAAGCAAAAAGTGATATATAAAGATGATGTGTATATAGATATCTCTGACCCAAGTGAAGAGGAGTCTGATTCTGGTGATGAGTGGGGTAGAAATATGAGAAAGAAGGCAAAAAATGCCAAGGGGAAAGGAACTCTCGataaaaaagtgaagaaattgccTAATGAAGGACTGAAGGAGGCGGGGGCAGCGACAGGAAATATTCAAAATTTGGATAGTGATGGCAGGGGTAGCGTACCGGAGGAGGTTGTGGGAAAAGGGGAAGGGAGTAGCGGGAAGAAGAAGACTGCAAAAGATCTGGGGAAGTTGGATTTGAATGTGATGTTTAGTAATGAGGTGGATGAGGCTGCGCCTGGACCAAGTCAAAGGAATGGGCCTGGGAATGAGGAGGAGGATAATATTGAAGGGATTGGGTTTTTTGAGGGTCTTGATGAGTTTTTGAGTACCTTGCCCCTACTTTCGGTTGTAGGGGATGATATGGTGAAGGCTACTTAG